The proteins below are encoded in one region of Paraburkholderia aromaticivorans:
- a CDS encoding sarcosine oxidase subunit delta: MLLIECPWCGPRAETEFSCGGEADIARPLDTDTLTDKEWGDYLFMRKNPRGVHREQWMHTQGCRRWFKAQRETVSYEIQGYETFERPLLVMDSTDAKAQNKAQEGKAS, translated from the coding sequence ATGCTATTGATCGAATGCCCGTGGTGCGGGCCCCGCGCCGAAACCGAATTTTCCTGCGGCGGCGAAGCGGACATTGCCCGTCCGCTCGACACCGACACACTCACCGACAAGGAATGGGGCGACTACCTGTTCATGCGCAAGAATCCGCGCGGCGTGCATCGCGAGCAATGGATGCACACGCAAGGCTGCCGCCGCTGGTTCAAGGCGCAGCGCGAAACGGTGAGCTACGAGATCCAGGGCTACGAAACATTTGAGCGGCCTTTGCTCGTGATGGACAGCACTGACGCCAAAGCACAAAACAAGGCACAAGAGGGCAAGGCATCATGA
- the betB gene encoding betaine-aldehyde dehydrogenase, which yields MAVFATQRLYIGGVYVDATSGETFDTLDPATGETLASVQQASAADVDRAVRSAQEGQREWASLTAMQRSRILRRAVELLRERNDELAALETRDTGKPIAETLAVDIVTGADVIEYYAGLATAIEGQQIPLRPTSFVYTRREPLGVCAGIGAWNYPIQIACWKSAPALAAGNAMIFKPSEITPLSALKLADIYTEAGVPAGVFNVVQGDGRVGAMLAAHPDIEKISFTGGVETGKKVMSMAAASSLKEVTMELGGKSPLLVFDDANLERAADIAMSANFFSSGQVCTNGTRVFVQRGVLERFEALVLERVKRIRVGAPTDADTNFGPLVSAVQLHKVLGYIESGKQEGARLLAGGKRLTEGHFGNGQYVEPTVFADCHDDMRIVREEIFGPVMSILVFDDEGEAIARANRTAYGLAAGVVTENLARAHRVIHRLEAGICWINTWGESPAEMPVGGYKQSGVGRENGITTLEHYTRIKSVQVELGPYQPVF from the coding sequence ATGGCGGTATTCGCAACGCAACGACTCTATATCGGCGGCGTGTACGTCGACGCCACCAGCGGCGAAACCTTCGACACGCTCGACCCCGCCACCGGCGAGACGCTCGCGAGCGTGCAGCAGGCCTCGGCAGCCGACGTCGATCGCGCGGTACGATCCGCGCAGGAAGGTCAACGCGAATGGGCCTCGCTCACGGCCATGCAGCGTTCGCGCATTCTGCGCCGCGCGGTGGAGTTGCTGCGCGAGCGCAACGACGAACTCGCCGCGCTCGAAACGCGCGACACCGGCAAGCCGATTGCGGAAACGCTCGCGGTGGATATCGTCACCGGCGCGGATGTGATCGAGTACTACGCGGGGCTCGCCACTGCGATAGAAGGACAGCAGATTCCGTTGCGGCCCACCTCGTTCGTCTATACGCGGCGCGAACCGCTCGGCGTTTGCGCGGGCATCGGCGCATGGAACTACCCGATCCAGATCGCGTGCTGGAAGTCGGCGCCCGCGCTCGCGGCCGGCAACGCGATGATCTTCAAGCCGAGCGAGATCACGCCATTGTCGGCGCTGAAGCTCGCCGATATCTATACCGAAGCCGGCGTGCCCGCGGGCGTGTTCAACGTCGTGCAAGGCGACGGACGCGTCGGCGCGATGCTCGCCGCGCATCCGGACATCGAGAAAATTTCCTTTACCGGCGGCGTGGAAACGGGCAAGAAAGTGATGTCGATGGCGGCCGCGTCGTCGCTGAAAGAAGTGACGATGGAACTCGGCGGCAAATCGCCCCTGCTCGTATTCGACGATGCCAATCTAGAACGCGCCGCCGACATCGCGATGAGCGCCAACTTCTTCAGCTCCGGCCAGGTGTGCACCAACGGCACGCGTGTGTTCGTGCAACGCGGCGTGCTCGAACGCTTCGAGGCCCTGGTGCTGGAACGCGTCAAACGCATTCGCGTGGGCGCGCCCACTGATGCCGATACCAACTTTGGTCCGCTAGTGAGCGCAGTGCAATTGCACAAAGTACTGGGCTACATCGAAAGCGGCAAGCAGGAAGGCGCGCGGCTCCTGGCGGGCGGCAAGCGTCTCACCGAAGGCCACTTCGGCAACGGCCAGTATGTCGAGCCGACAGTTTTTGCCGACTGTCATGACGACATGCGCATCGTCCGCGAAGAAATCTTCGGGCCGGTGATGAGCATCCTCGTTTTCGACGACGAAGGCGAAGCCATCGCGCGCGCGAACCGCACCGCTTATGGCCTCGCCGCAGGCGTCGTGACCGAGAACCTGGCGCGCGCGCATCGCGTGATTCATCGGCTGGAAGCAGGTATCTGCTGGATCAACACGTGGGGCGAATCGCCCGCGGAAATGCCGGTGGGCGGGTACAAGCAATCGGGCGTCGGGCGCGAAAACGGCATCACCACGCTCGAACACTACACTCGCATCAAGTCCGTGCAGGTCGAACTCGGCCCGTATCAACCGGTGTTTTGA
- the betA gene encoding choline dehydrogenase, whose amino-acid sequence MAANEYDYIIVGAGSAGNVLASRLTEDADVTVLLLEAGGPDYRFDFRTQMPAALAFPLQGRRYNWAYETDPEPHMNNRRMECGRGKGLGGSSLINGMCYIRGNALDYDGWAAHAGLENWTYLDCLPYFRKAEARDAGPNAYHGGDGPVHVTTSKPGNNPLFAAMVDAGVQAGFPRTDDLNGYQQEGFGPMDRTVTANGRRASTARGYLDRAKTRPNLTIVTHAVTDRVLFSGKRAVGVAYLHHGNAVKAQARREVLVCSGAIASPQLLQRSGVGRSTWLRDLDVPLVHDLPGVGENLQDHLEMYIQYECKEPVSLYPALQWWNQPAIGLEWMVKGMGIGASNQFEAGGFIRTRDDDLWPNIQYHFLPVAINYNGSNAIKMHGFQAHVGSMRSPSRGRVKLTSRDPNAHPSILFNYMADPLDWREFRDGIRITREIMRQPVLDRYRGRELNPGAELTTDEQLDTFVRMRAETAFHPSCSCKMGYDDMAVVDSEGRVHGMEALRVVDASIMPRITTGNLNAPTIMLAEKIADRIRGREPLARVDTPYFVANGVASRKREIATV is encoded by the coding sequence ATGGCTGCGAACGAATACGACTACATCATCGTGGGCGCGGGTTCGGCGGGTAACGTGCTCGCCTCGCGCCTGACCGAGGACGCGGACGTGACCGTGCTGCTGCTCGAAGCAGGCGGCCCCGACTACCGCTTCGATTTCCGCACGCAGATGCCGGCCGCGCTCGCCTTTCCGCTGCAAGGCCGCCGCTACAACTGGGCGTACGAAACGGACCCCGAGCCGCACATGAACAACCGGCGCATGGAATGCGGGCGTGGGAAAGGGCTCGGCGGATCGTCGCTGATCAACGGCATGTGCTATATCCGCGGCAATGCGCTCGATTACGACGGCTGGGCCGCGCATGCCGGACTGGAAAACTGGACCTATCTGGATTGTCTGCCGTATTTCCGCAAGGCCGAAGCGCGCGATGCGGGCCCGAACGCGTACCACGGCGGCGACGGTCCGGTGCACGTGACCACCAGCAAGCCCGGCAACAACCCGCTCTTTGCCGCGATGGTCGACGCCGGTGTGCAGGCCGGCTTTCCGCGCACCGACGATCTGAACGGCTATCAGCAGGAAGGTTTCGGCCCGATGGATCGCACGGTCACGGCGAACGGCCGGCGCGCCAGCACGGCGCGCGGCTATCTGGATCGCGCGAAGACGCGGCCGAATCTGACCATCGTCACGCATGCCGTGACGGATCGCGTGCTGTTCTCCGGCAAGCGCGCGGTCGGCGTCGCGTATTTGCATCATGGCAATGCGGTGAAGGCGCAGGCACGCCGCGAGGTGCTGGTGTGCAGCGGCGCGATCGCCTCGCCGCAATTGCTGCAGCGCTCGGGCGTGGGTCGCTCGACATGGCTGCGCGACCTCGACGTGCCGCTCGTTCACGATCTGCCAGGTGTCGGCGAGAACCTGCAGGACCATCTGGAGATGTATATCCAGTACGAGTGCAAGGAGCCTGTTTCGCTTTATCCGGCGTTGCAGTGGTGGAATCAACCGGCTATCGGACTCGAATGGATGGTCAAGGGCATGGGCATCGGCGCGAGCAACCAGTTCGAGGCAGGCGGTTTCATCCGCACGCGTGACGACGATTTGTGGCCCAACATCCAGTATCACTTCCTGCCGGTCGCGATCAACTACAACGGTTCAAATGCCATCAAAATGCACGGCTTTCAGGCGCACGTCGGTTCGATGCGCTCGCCGAGCCGCGGCCGAGTGAAGCTCACGTCGCGCGATCCGAACGCGCATCCGAGCATCCTGTTCAACTACATGGCCGATCCGCTCGACTGGCGCGAATTCCGCGACGGCATTCGCATCACGCGCGAGATCATGCGGCAACCGGTGCTGGACCGGTATCGCGGCCGCGAACTGAATCCCGGCGCCGAGCTGACTACCGACGAACAGCTCGACACTTTCGTGCGCATGCGGGCGGAGACGGCGTTTCATCCGTCGTGTTCGTGCAAGATGGGCTACGACGATATGGCCGTGGTCGATAGCGAGGGCCGCGTGCACGGCATGGAAGCGCTGCGCGTGGTGGACGCGTCGATCATGCCGCGCATCACGACCGGCAATCTGAACGCGCCGACCATCATGCTGGCGGAGAAGATCGCCGATCGGATTCGCGGACGTGAACCGCTGGCGCGAGTGGACACGCCCTACTTCGTGGCGAATGGCGTGGCGTCGAGAAAGCGCGAAATCGCGACGGTTTGA
- a CDS encoding cupin domain-containing protein has protein sequence MNSLRCVPLIAAVLMNLPSANAGEKAPDAKETVVLQRVPVPGTDREMGMGIAEFPPNAAKPKHKATGPEVAYVLEGEVTVQVEGRAAQVVHAGESYRMPANVVHVTTAGPVGAKVLATWAWVPGKPFNIRVQN, from the coding sequence ATGAACAGCTTGCGTTGCGTGCCGTTGATCGCTGCGGTTCTTATGAATCTGCCTTCGGCTAATGCCGGCGAAAAAGCGCCTGATGCCAAAGAGACCGTGGTGCTTCAACGCGTCCCCGTTCCGGGAACGGACCGCGAAATGGGCATGGGCATCGCCGAATTCCCACCCAATGCGGCCAAGCCGAAGCACAAGGCAACCGGGCCGGAGGTCGCCTATGTGCTCGAAGGCGAAGTCACGGTGCAGGTCGAGGGGCGAGCGGCGCAAGTCGTTCACGCCGGCGAGAGTTACCGGATGCCGGCGAATGTTGTCCATGTAACGACTGCCGGACCGGTGGGCGCGAAAGTGCTGGCGACGTGGGCTTGGGTGCCTGGGAAGCCGTTTAATATTCGCGTGCAGAATTGA
- a CDS encoding sarcosine oxidase subunit gamma, with product MWNETRGTASVVDRAVGKQTGVWQESPLVGTDALLKKHQATANATFRLNERPFLELVNVRGDTRDAAFVRAFESVLGCRPPEKANTVARGNGYDVMWLGPDEWLVRSATAHDATRTAPLQAKLGAAFAGVFASAVDIGSGYTVLEISGTRTREVLSRGCPLDLHPKLFGEGQCAQSHYFKASMTLLPTGASSFDIVVRRSFADYFVKMMLDAAEPLMS from the coding sequence ATGTGGAATGAAACGAGAGGGACGGCGTCGGTCGTGGATCGTGCTGTCGGCAAGCAGACCGGCGTGTGGCAGGAGTCGCCGCTGGTGGGCACGGACGCGCTGCTGAAGAAGCATCAGGCGACGGCAAACGCGACGTTCAGATTGAACGAGCGGCCGTTTCTGGAACTCGTGAACGTGCGCGGCGATACGCGTGACGCCGCGTTCGTGCGCGCCTTTGAAAGTGTGCTCGGCTGCCGTCCGCCTGAAAAGGCGAACACGGTGGCGCGCGGCAACGGCTACGACGTGATGTGGCTCGGCCCGGACGAGTGGCTGGTGCGCTCGGCCACGGCGCACGACGCGACGCGTACCGCGCCGTTGCAGGCGAAACTCGGCGCGGCGTTCGCGGGCGTGTTCGCGTCGGCAGTGGATATCGGCAGCGGCTATACGGTGCTCGAAATCAGCGGCACGCGCACGCGTGAAGTGCTGTCGCGCGGTTGTCCGCTCGATCTGCATCCCAAGCTGTTCGGCGAAGGGCAATGCGCGCAGAGCCACTATTTCAAGGCATCGATGACGTTGCTGCCCACCGGCGCGAGCAGCTTCGACATCGTCGTGCGACGCAGCTTTGCGGACTATTTCGTGAAAATGATGCTCGACGCGGCCGAGCCGCTGATGTCGTAA
- a CDS encoding sarcosine oxidase subunit alpha family protein: MSQKDRLPNGGRINRAQPLTFTFNGRQYQGYQGDTLASALLANGEHFVARSWKYHRPRGIVTAGVEEPNAVVQLETGAYTVPNARATEVELYQGLVATSVNAKPSIEKDRMAVNQKFARFIPAGFYYKTFMWPRKFWPKYEEVIRDAAGLGKAPEHTDADRYDKCFAHCDVLVVGGGPTGLAAAHAAALSGARVTLVDDQPELGGSLLSCRAEIDGKPALHWVQKIEDELRQMPEVKILCRSTAFGYQDHNLVTVTQRLTEHLPVSQRKGTRELMWKIRAKRVILATGAHERPIVFGNNDLPGVMLASAVSTYLHRYAVLPGRNAVVFTNNDDGYQCALDLKASGAQVTVVDPRASESKGTLPALARRYGVKVLNGVVITAAHGKLRVASVDVASYSNGQIGAKQSELSCDLLAMSGGWSPVLHLFAQSGGKAHWHDEKACFVPGKAMQPETSVGACAGDFTLGQGIRFAVDAGVEAARAAGFIVARPNPVQVAEITEAKMQPLWLVGGRELATRGPKQFIDFQNDVSAADIFLAAREGFESVEHVKRYTAMGFGTDQGKLGNINGMAILAQALGKTIPETGTTTFRPNYTPVTFGTFAGRELGEFLDPVRKTAVHEWHVENGAAFEDVGNWKRPWYYPKAGEDMHAAVARESLAVRTSVGILDASTLGKIDIQGPDSAKLLNWVYTNPWSKLEVGKCRYGLMLDENGMIFDDGVTVRLADQHYMMTTTTGGAARVLTWLERWLQTEWPDMRVRLASVTDHWATFAVVGPNSRKVLQKVCQDIDFANAAFPFMSYREGTVAGAASRVMRISFSGELAYEVNVPANVGRAVWEALMAAGAEFDITPYGTETMHVLRAEKGYIIVGQDTDGSMTPYDLGMGGLVAKSKDFLGKRSLTRSDTAKAGRKQLVGLLSDDPSFVIPEGSQIVAGPFQGETAAMLGHVTSSYYSPILKRSIAMAVVKGGLDKIGETVTIPLSSGKQIAAKVTSSVFYDSEGARQHVE; this comes from the coding sequence ATGAGCCAGAAAGACCGACTCCCCAACGGCGGCCGCATCAATCGCGCCCAGCCGCTGACGTTCACCTTCAACGGCCGCCAGTACCAGGGCTATCAGGGCGACACGCTGGCTTCGGCGCTGCTCGCGAACGGCGAGCATTTCGTCGCGCGTAGCTGGAAATATCACCGGCCGCGCGGCATCGTCACGGCGGGTGTGGAAGAGCCGAATGCCGTCGTGCAACTCGAAACCGGCGCGTACACGGTGCCGAACGCGCGCGCGACCGAAGTCGAGTTGTATCAAGGGCTCGTCGCCACTAGCGTGAACGCGAAGCCGAGCATCGAGAAAGACCGCATGGCGGTCAACCAGAAGTTCGCGCGCTTCATTCCGGCGGGCTTCTACTACAAGACTTTCATGTGGCCGCGCAAATTCTGGCCGAAGTATGAAGAAGTGATCCGCGACGCCGCCGGTCTCGGCAAGGCGCCGGAACACACGGACGCGGACCGCTACGACAAGTGCTTTGCACATTGCGACGTGCTGGTGGTGGGCGGTGGCCCGACCGGCCTCGCGGCCGCGCATGCCGCCGCGTTGTCCGGCGCGCGCGTGACGCTGGTCGACGATCAGCCGGAACTCGGCGGCTCGCTGCTGTCGTGCCGCGCGGAGATCGACGGCAAGCCTGCGCTGCACTGGGTGCAGAAAATCGAAGACGAACTGCGGCAGATGCCCGAAGTGAAGATCCTGTGCCGCAGCACGGCATTCGGCTATCAGGACCACAATCTCGTGACGGTGACGCAGCGGCTCACCGAGCATCTGCCGGTGTCGCAGCGCAAGGGCACGCGCGAGCTGATGTGGAAGATCCGCGCGAAACGCGTGATTCTCGCGACGGGCGCGCATGAGCGTCCCATCGTGTTCGGCAACAACGATCTGCCGGGCGTGATGCTGGCGTCGGCCGTGTCGACCTATCTGCATCGCTATGCGGTGCTGCCGGGCCGCAACGCGGTGGTGTTCACCAATAACGACGACGGCTATCAATGCGCGCTCGATCTGAAAGCGTCCGGCGCCCAGGTGACGGTGGTGGATCCGCGCGCAAGCGAGTCGAAGGGCACGCTGCCCGCTTTGGCACGCCGATACGGCGTCAAAGTGTTGAACGGTGTCGTGATCACGGCGGCGCACGGCAAACTGCGCGTGGCCTCGGTGGACGTCGCGTCGTATTCGAACGGACAGATCGGTGCGAAGCAGAGCGAACTTTCTTGCGATCTGCTCGCGATGTCCGGCGGCTGGAGCCCGGTGCTGCATTTGTTCGCGCAATCGGGCGGCAAGGCGCACTGGCATGACGAGAAGGCCTGCTTCGTGCCGGGCAAGGCGATGCAGCCGGAGACGAGCGTCGGCGCCTGTGCCGGCGACTTCACGCTGGGCCAGGGCATCCGTTTTGCGGTCGATGCCGGCGTCGAGGCGGCCCGCGCGGCGGGCTTTATCGTCGCGCGTCCGAATCCCGTGCAGGTGGCCGAGATCACGGAAGCGAAGATGCAGCCGCTCTGGCTGGTCGGCGGCCGCGAACTGGCTACGCGCGGGCCGAAGCAGTTCATCGATTTCCAGAACGACGTGTCGGCCGCGGATATTTTCCTCGCGGCGCGCGAGGGCTTCGAATCGGTCGAGCACGTCAAGCGTTATACGGCGATGGGTTTCGGCACGGACCAGGGCAAGCTCGGCAACATCAACGGCATGGCGATTCTCGCGCAGGCGCTCGGCAAGACGATTCCCGAGACCGGCACGACGACCTTCCGTCCGAACTACACGCCCGTCACCTTCGGCACGTTTGCCGGCCGCGAGTTGGGTGAATTTCTCGATCCGGTGCGCAAGACGGCGGTGCACGAATGGCACGTGGAAAACGGCGCGGCTTTCGAGGATGTGGGCAACTGGAAGCGTCCGTGGTACTACCCGAAGGCGGGCGAAGACATGCACGCGGCGGTGGCGCGCGAATCGCTTGCGGTGCGCACGAGCGTCGGTATTCTCGACGCCTCCACGCTCGGCAAGATCGACATTCAGGGCCCGGATTCGGCGAAGCTGCTGAACTGGGTCTACACGAATCCGTGGAGCAAGCTGGAGGTCGGCAAGTGCCGCTACGGTCTGATGCTCGACGAAAACGGCATGATCTTCGACGACGGCGTGACCGTGCGCCTCGCCGACCAGCACTACATGATGACGACCACCACCGGCGGCGCGGCGCGCGTGTTGACGTGGCTCGAACGCTGGCTGCAAACCGAATGGCCGGACATGCGCGTGCGGCTCGCGTCGGTGACGGATCATTGGGCGACTTTCGCCGTGGTCGGTCCGAACAGCCGCAAGGTGCTGCAGAAGGTCTGCCAGGACATCGACTTCGCGAACGCGGCGTTTCCGTTCATGAGTTATCGCGAAGGCACGGTGGCGGGCGCGGCCTCACGCGTGATGCGCATCAGCTTCTCGGGCGAACTGGCTTATGAAGTGAACGTGCCGGCCAACGTCGGGCGCGCGGTGTGGGAAGCGCTGATGGCGGCGGGCGCGGAATTCGACATCACGCCGTACGGCACCGAAACCATGCACGTGCTGCGCGCGGAGAAGGGCTATATCATCGTCGGCCAGGATACGGACGGCTCGATGACGCCGTACGACCTCGGCATGGGCGGGCTCGTCGCGAAGTCGAAGGACTTTCTCGGCAAGCGTTCGCTGACGCGCTCGGACACCGCGAAGGCAGGGCGCAAACAACTGGTCGGCTTGCTCTCGGACGATCCGTCGTTCGTGATACCCGAGGGTTCGCAGATCGTCGCGGGCCCATTCCAGGGCGAGACGGCGGCGATGCTCGGCCATGTCACGTCGAGCTACTACAGCCCGATCCTCAAGCGCTCGATCGCGATGGCGGTCGTCAAGGGCGGTCTCGACAAGATCGGCGAAACGGTCACGATTCCGCTTTCGAGCGGCAAACAGATTGCAGCGAAGGTCACCAGTTCGGTGTTCTACGACAGCGAAGGAGCACGTCAACATGTGGAATGA
- a CDS encoding MFS transporter: MSTAYPPRASAAARLERLPFSGYHRTIFIIIAIAFFFDSVDLGTMTFVLGSIKTEFGLSTATAGLVASASFFGMVIGAAIAGLLADRFGRRPVFQWSMVLWGLASYLCSTAQSVEGLIFYRVLLGFGMGMEFPIAQTLLSEFVPAASRGRLIALMDGFWPLGFITSGVVSYFVLPSFGWRTEFALLAIPAVFVLIVRRVVPESPRWLEHRGRLGEADKILAEIEVKVMKAAGLSQLRAPVMLAEPPAAKSTGAFREIWSMAYRRRTIMVWTLWFFALLGFYGLTSWLGALMQQAGFAVTKSVLYTVLISLGGIPGFICAAWLVERWGRKPTCIASLAGSAVMAYVYGQTALHAQTPTLLICAGLAMQFFLFAMWAVLYTYTPELYGTGARATGSGFASAIGRVGSLIGPYVVGVVLPMFGQGGVFSLGAMCFVIAAAAVWILGIETRGLALETLVSEAVETDARGVLSPVRE, encoded by the coding sequence ATGTCCACCGCCTATCCGCCGCGCGCGAGCGCCGCCGCACGACTCGAACGACTGCCGTTCTCCGGTTATCACCGGACCATTTTCATCATCATCGCCATCGCGTTCTTTTTCGATTCCGTCGATCTTGGCACGATGACCTTCGTGCTCGGTTCGATCAAGACGGAATTCGGCTTATCGACCGCAACGGCCGGGCTGGTGGCCAGCGCGAGTTTCTTCGGCATGGTGATCGGCGCGGCGATCGCGGGATTGCTGGCGGATCGTTTCGGACGCCGGCCTGTGTTTCAGTGGAGCATGGTGTTGTGGGGACTCGCGTCGTATTTGTGCTCGACGGCACAGAGCGTCGAAGGGTTGATCTTCTATCGCGTGCTGCTCGGCTTCGGCATGGGCATGGAGTTTCCGATCGCGCAGACGTTGTTGTCGGAGTTCGTGCCGGCTGCGTCGCGCGGCCGCCTGATTGCACTGATGGACGGTTTCTGGCCGCTTGGCTTCATTACCTCGGGCGTGGTGTCGTACTTCGTCTTACCGTCCTTCGGCTGGCGCACGGAGTTTGCGCTGCTCGCGATTCCCGCTGTATTCGTGCTGATCGTGCGCCGCGTCGTGCCGGAATCGCCGCGCTGGCTCGAACATCGCGGACGTCTCGGTGAAGCGGACAAGATTCTCGCCGAGATCGAAGTGAAGGTGATGAAAGCGGCCGGGCTGAGTCAGTTGCGCGCGCCTGTCATGCTCGCAGAACCGCCGGCCGCGAAAAGTACGGGGGCGTTCCGTGAGATCTGGAGTATGGCTTACCGGCGTCGCACGATCATGGTGTGGACGCTGTGGTTTTTCGCGCTGCTCGGTTTCTATGGGCTGACTTCGTGGCTCGGCGCATTGATGCAGCAGGCAGGCTTTGCGGTGACGAAGTCGGTGTTGTACACGGTGCTGATTTCACTCGGTGGGATTCCCGGGTTTATTTGCGCGGCGTGGTTGGTCGAACGTTGGGGGCGTAAACCGACTTGCATCGCGTCGCTCGCGGGCAGCGCGGTAATGGCCTACGTCTATGGACAAACGGCGCTACATGCGCAGACGCCGACCTTGCTGATCTGCGCTGGGCTGGCGATGCAGTTCTTCCTGTTTGCGATGTGGGCGGTGTTGTACACCTATACGCCGGAACTGTACGGGACCGGTGCGCGCGCGACGGGTTCGGGTTTCGCGTCGGCAATCGGCCGCGTCGGTTCGCTGATCGGGCCTTACGTGGTGGGCGTGGTGTTGCCGATGTTTGGCCAGGGCGGCGTGTTCTCGCTCGGCGCGATGTGTTTTGTGATCGCGGCGGCGGCGGTGTGGATCCTTGGCATCGAGACGCGTGGATTGGCGCTCGAGACGCTGGTGTCGGAAGCGGTTGAAACGGATGCGCGGGGGGTGTTGAGTCCGGTGCGGGAGTGA
- the ampC gene encoding class C beta-lactamase: MKFRALSLTATVVFALAAPMSHAADTTQDSIKRTVDAAIQPLMAKDGIHGMAVGIIVGGKPYVYNYGVASTETGKPVTRDTLFELGSISKTFTATLASYAQVSGDLSLSDTTSKYLPVLQGSQFGNVKLVNLGTHTPGGLPLQVPDEIHNDDELMQYFKAWQPSCATGTCRTYANPGIGTLGLITAKSMGQDFTALMERRMFPALGLKNSYIDVPTARMPDYAQGYKKDGAPIRMAPGVLSAEAYGVKSTAADMTRFVQANMNLLQLDAKLQRAITETHTGYFKAGVLTQDLIWEQYAYPVALKTLLVGNSSAMVLKAIPAVEIKPPLVPRSDVWINKTGSTNGFGAYVAFVPEKQLGIVMLANKNFPNEDRVAAAYKILTALAESAR, encoded by the coding sequence ATGAAGTTCAGAGCCCTCAGCCTCACGGCGACCGTAGTCTTTGCGTTAGCCGCTCCCATGAGCCACGCAGCCGATACCACGCAAGACAGCATCAAACGGACGGTCGACGCGGCGATCCAGCCGCTCATGGCGAAAGACGGCATTCATGGCATGGCGGTCGGTATCATCGTCGGGGGCAAGCCTTATGTGTACAACTACGGCGTGGCGTCGACGGAAACCGGCAAGCCCGTGACGCGCGACACGCTGTTCGAACTCGGCTCGATCAGCAAGACCTTCACGGCGACGCTGGCTTCGTATGCGCAGGTCAGCGGCGATCTTTCCCTGTCGGATACGACGAGCAAGTATTTGCCCGTGCTTCAGGGCAGTCAGTTCGGCAACGTGAAGCTCGTCAATCTGGGCACGCACACGCCCGGCGGGCTGCCCTTGCAGGTGCCGGACGAAATCCATAACGACGACGAACTCATGCAGTATTTCAAGGCATGGCAGCCCAGTTGCGCAACGGGCACGTGCCGGACTTACGCTAATCCCGGCATCGGCACGCTCGGGCTGATCACGGCAAAGAGCATGGGGCAGGATTTCACGGCGTTGATGGAACGGCGCATGTTTCCCGCGTTGGGATTGAAGAACAGTTATATCGACGTCCCGACAGCGCGGATGCCGGATTACGCGCAAGGCTATAAGAAAGACGGCGCGCCGATCCGCATGGCGCCCGGCGTGCTGTCCGCCGAAGCCTATGGCGTCAAGTCCACCGCCGCCGACATGACGCGCTTCGTGCAGGCCAACATGAATCTGCTTCAACTCGATGCGAAGTTGCAGCGCGCGATCACGGAAACGCACACCGGCTACTTCAAGGCAGGTGTGTTGACCCAGGATCTGATCTGGGAGCAATACGCGTATCCGGTCGCATTGAAGACGTTGCTGGTGGGCAATTCGTCGGCGATGGTTTTGAAGGCGATACCCGCTGTTGAAATCAAGCCGCCGCTCGTGCCTCGTTCAGATGTCTGGATCAACAAGACCGGTTCGACCAATGGGTTCGGCGCTTATGTGGCTTTCGTTCCCGAGAAACAGTTGGGCATTGTGATGCTTGCCAACAAGAACTTCCCGAACGAGGATCGGGTGGCTGCTGCCTATAAGATTTTGACGGCGCTTGCTGAGTCCGCGCGTTGA